One Aegilops tauschii subsp. strangulata cultivar AL8/78 chromosome 7, Aet v6.0, whole genome shotgun sequence genomic window carries:
- the LOC109731509 gene encoding uncharacterized protein produces the protein MGPRSANRTEPSRMLPRRLAPLLPNSRLLFRSLNPSLAMSPADAAAAHLTTAPDPDEDICPSPAASAASGAPAAPEEIAPPVPTPLPPPPASAEERVERAWAHWRRLGSPRLVVAPMVDNSELPFRMLCRRYGADAAYTPMLHSRIFSENEKHRDMEFTTCKEDRPLFVQFCANDPDILLQAAKLVEAHCDYVDLNFGCPQRIAKRGYYGAFLMDNLPLVKSLVQSLSENLCVPVSCKIRIFPRLEDTLAYAKMLEEAGASLVAVHGRTRDEKDGKKFRADWDAIKAVKDALRIPVLANGNIRHMEDVKSCLQHTGADGVLSAEPLLENPALFAGFRTKEWKEDGNEDGDGGLDPADLAIEYLKLCEQYPVPWRMIRSHLHKLLGSCFRVHPQVREEFNAQTKLTFEGLHDMVKRLKELGGGIPLYRDQTSLQSQIVSNGLAASNA, from the exons ATGGGACCCCGATCCGCGAACCGCACCGAGCCGAGCCGCATGCTACCACGCCGACTCGCCCCCCTCCTCCCGAACTCGCGCCTCCTCTTCCGCTCCCTAAACCCTAGCCTCGCCATGTCTccggccgacgccgccgccgcccacctgACCACGGCCCCCGACCCCGACGAGGACATATGCCCCAGCCCCGCTGCCTCCGCTGCCTCCGGTGCCCCCGCTGCCCCCGAGGAGATCGCACCGCCCGTGCCCACGCCCCTGCCTCCTCCGCCGGCGTCCGCGGAGGAGAGGGTGGAGCGCGCGTGGGCGCACTGGAGGCGGCTGGGGTCCCCGAGGCTGGTGGTGGCGCCCATGGTGGACAACTCGGAGCTGCCCTTCCGCATGCTCTGCCGCCGCTACGGCGCCGACGCCGCCTACACGCCCATGCTCCACTCCCGCATCTTCTCCGAGAACGAGAAGCACAGGGACATGGAGTTCACTACCTGCAAG GAGGACCGCCCACTTTTTGTTCAGTTTTGTGCGAACGATCCTGACATTTTGTTACAAGCTGCAAAGCTGGTGGAAGCACACTGCGACTATGTTGATTTGAATTTTGG ATGTCCACAGCGCATTGCTAAACGGGGATACTATGGGGCATTTCTCATGGACAACCTTCCACTCGTTAAATCGCTTGTGCAAAGTCTGTCAGAGAACCTTTGTGTTCCAGTCTCGTGCAAGATCCGCATATTTCCGCGACTGGAGGACACACTTGCGTATGCAAAGATGCTTGAAGAAGCTGGTGCTTCTCTTGTGGCAGTGCATGGGCGTACAAGAGATGAAAAAGATGGGAAGAAATTTCGAGCTGACTGGGATGCCATCAAAGCTGTGAAAGATGCCCTGAGGATACCTGTACTTGCAAATGGAAACATTCGCCATATGGAGGATGTGAAGAGCTGTCTGCAACACACTGGAGCTGATGGCGTGCTTTCAGCTGAACCTCTTTTGGAAAATCCAGCATTATTTGCTGGTTTCCGTACAAAGGAGTGGAAAGAAGATGGCAATGAAGACGGAGATGGTGGTTTAGACCCGGCTGATCTGGCCATTGAGTATTTGAAACTGTGCGAGCAATACCCAGTGCCATGGAGAATGATTCGATCCCATCTCCACAAGTTGCTGGGAAGCTGTTTTAGAGTGCATCCACAAGTGAGGGAGGAATTCAATGCACAGACCAAGCTCACTTTTGAGGGGTTGCATGATATGGTAAAGAGGCTGAAAGAACTCGGCGGTGGAATACCACTTTACAGAGACCAGACCTCTTTACAGTCACAAATCGTTTCAAACGGGCTAGCTGCAAGCAATGCGTGA
- the LOC109731508 gene encoding probable methyltransferase PMT25 → MAGVGGRSSRAAGKRGGGAASSSAAASACVYYATTGVLVALCVAGAYLLTSTSSASIAGPDDGDKAAAVTAYRHTTRSSFAYEVTREKAPPSPPREPEAEDGTLGKEDAGSEEDGGADQERGSAVAAAAVDDPHAKPDLDERVSGGEDSKSDAAAVDEDQSNERVRVAASEATAEEEEDATAATGADKEQETLDNDQEEEQQSHLQMPRATVEERNLDGGIEEESIARQRQSDEEERMSAGDEQPGTGILRREAQEDEAAERQSDEDRPDQEQTEEDRSSDQTLVEEDGRTLVEVESDPGQEDGGGDDKAAAESEHKEDTDGSGAGSVNHNVVDTLQGEGSAVGAEGDQSAWATQRDQSHREKDRRQEDAGDGNSTDGEEQHEWRTCNVKAGADYIPCLDNEKAVKKLRPENFRRYEHRERHCPDEGPTCLVALPSGYRRPVEWPKSRDRIWLSNVPHTKLVQVKGHQNWVKVSGQYLLFPGGGTQFIHGALHYIDFLQQSVRGVAWGKRTRVVLDVGCGVASFGGYLFERDVVTMSFAPKDEHEAQVQMALERGIPAISAVMGSKRLPFPSKAFDLVHCARCRVPWHADGGALLLELNRVLRPGGLFVWSATPVYQKLTDDVEIWKAMTALTKSMCWELVTIKKDRLNGVGAAFYRKPTSNECYESRGRQQPPMCSDDDDANAAWYVRLNACIHRVPTGAAERGARWPADWPRRVRAPPNWLNTSQVGVYGKAAPEDFVADYQHWRRVMDKSYLNGLGVDWSRVRNVMDMRAAYGGFAAALRDQKVWVMNVVNVDAPDTLPIIFDRGLFGMYHDWCESFSTYPRTYDLLHADHLFSKIKDRCAVLPVVVEVDRIVRPGGSIIVRDDSGLIGEVEKLLRSLHWDVRLTFSKNDNGVLFAEKSDWRPELVAEPT, encoded by the exons ATGGCGGGGGTGGGAGGCCGGAGCTCGCGCGCCGCCGGCAAGCGCGGGGGCGGGGCGGCGTCGTCGTCCGCGGCCGCGTCGGCGTGCGTCTACTACGCCACCACGGGGGTGCTCGTGGCGCTCTGCGTCGCCGGGGCCTACTTGCTCACGTCGACCTCGTCCGCGTCCATCGCCGGGCCGGACGACGGGGACAAGGCGGCCGCCGTCACGGCGTACCGCCACACCACGCGCTCGTCGTTCGCGTACGAGGTGACCAGGGAGaaggcgccgccgtcgccgccgcgcgaGCCCGAGGCCGAGGACGGGACGCTGGGCAAGGAGGACGCTGGCTCCGAGGAGGATGGCGGCGCCGATCAGGAGCGCGGCAGCGCCGTCGCCGCGGCGGCCGTGGACGACCCGCATGCCAAGCCCGATCTGGACGAGCGTGTCTCCGGCGGCGAGGACTCCAAGAGCGACGCGGCGGCGGTGGACGAGGACCAGAGCAACGAGCGCGTCCGCGTCGCCGCCAGCGAGGCCaccgccgaggaggaggaggacgccacggcggcgacgggcgcggaCAAGGAGCAAGAAACGCTGGACAACGATCAGGAAGAAGAGCAGCAGTCGCATCTGCAGATGCCGCGCGCCACGGTGGAGGAGAGGAACCTGGACGGCGGCATCGAGGAGGAGAGCATCGCGCGGCAGCGGCAGAGCGACGAGGAGGAGCGTATGAGCGCCGGCGACGAGCAGCCCGGCACGGGCATCCTCCGCCGCGAGGCGCAGGAGGACGAGGCGGCGGAGCGGCAGTCGGATGAGGATAGACCCGATCAGGAGCAGACAGAGGAGGACCGTAGCAGCGATCAAACGCTGGTCGAGGAGGACGGGCGCACGTTGGTGGAGGTAGAGTCCGACCCCGGGCAAGAAGACGGCGGCGGGGACGACAAGGCAGCTGCCGAGTCCGAGCACAAGGAGGACACGGACGGCAGCGGCGCCGGCTCGGTGAACCACAACGTCGTCGATACGCTGCAAGGCGAGGGCTCGGCCGTCGGCGCCGAAGGAGACCAGAGCGCGTGGGCAACACAGCGCGATCAGTCGCACCGGGAGAAGGACCGGCGGCAGGAAGACGCGGGCGACGGCAACAGCACGGACGGCGAGGAGCAGCACGAGTGGCGGACGTGCAACGTCAAGGCCGGCGCCGACTACATCCCGTGCCTGGACAACGAGAAGGCCGTCAAGAAGCTGCGGCCGGAGAACTTCCGGCGCTACGAGCACCGCGAGCGCCACTGCCCCGACGAGGGCCCGACGTGCCTCGTCGCGCTCCCAAGTGGCTACCGCCGCCCCGTCGAGTGGCCAAAGAGCCGCGACAGG ATTTGGCTGAGCAATGTGCCGCACACGAAGCTGGTCCAGGTGAAGGGGCACCAGAACTGGGTGAAGGTGAGCGGGCAGTACCTGCTCTTCCCCGGCGGCGGCACGCAGTTCATCCACGGCGCGCTGCACTACATCGACTTCCTGCAGCAGTCGGTACGCGGCGTCGCGTGGGGGAAGCGCACGCGGGTGGTGCTGGACGTGGGGTGCGGCGTGGCCAGCTTCGGGGGCTACCTGTTCGAGCGGGACGTGGTGACCATGTCGTTCGCGCCCAAGGACGAGCACGAGGCGCAGGTGCAGATGGCGCTGGAGCGCGGCATCCCGGCCATCTCCGCCGTCATGGGCTCCAAGCGCCTGCCCTTCCCCAGCAAGGCCTTCGACCTCGTCCACTGCGCGCGCTGCCGTGTCCCCTGGCACGCCGACGGCGGCGCCCTCCTCCTCGAGCTCAACCGCGTCCTCCGCCCCGGCGGCCTCTTCGTCTGGTCCGCCACGCCCGTCTACCAGAAGCTCACCGACGACGTCGAGATCTGGAAAG CAATGACGGCTCTGACGAAATCCATGTGCTGGGAGCTGGTGACGATCAAGAAAGACCGGCTCAACGGCGTCGGCGCCGCCTTTTACCGGAAGCCGACGTCCAACGAGTGCTACGAGAGCAGGGGGCGGCAGCAGCCTCCCATGtgcagcgacgacgacgacgccaaCGCCGCGTGGTACGTCCGCCTGAACGCCTGCATCCACCGGGTGCCGACCGGCGCGGCGGAGCGCGGGGCCAGGTGGCCGGCGGACTGGCCGCGGCGGGTGCGCGCGCCGCCCAACTGGCTCAACACCTCGCAGGTCGGGGTGTACGGGAAGGCGGCGCCGGAGGACTTCGTGGCGGACTACCAGCACTGGAGGCGCGTCATGGACAAGTCGTACCTCAACGGGCTGGGCGTCGACTGGTCCAGGGTGAGGAACGTCATGGACATGAGAGCCGCCTACGGAGG GTTCGCCGCGGCGCTGAGGGACCAGAAGGTCTGGGTGATGAACGTCGTCAACGTCGACGCGCCGGACACGCTGCCCATCATCTTCGACCGCGGGCTGTTCGGCATGTACCATGACTGGTGCGAGTCCTTCAGCACCTACCCGAGGACCTACGACCTTCTGCACGCCGATCACCTCTTCTCAAAGATAAAGGACAG GTGCGCCGTGTTGCCGGTCGTCGTCGAGGTGGACAGGATCGTGAGGCCGGGAGGGAGCATCATCGTGCGCGACGACTCCGGCCTCATCGGCGAGGTGGAGAAGCTCTTGAGGTCGCTTCACTGGGACGTGAGGCTCACCTTCTCCAAGAACGACAACGGGGTGCTGTTCGCCGAGAAATCGGATTGGCGGCCGGAGCTGGTCGCCGAGCCAACCTAA